One genomic segment of Rivularia sp. PCC 7116 includes these proteins:
- a CDS encoding competence/damage-inducible protein A, which translates to MSAEIICIGTEMLLGDILNSNAQYLAQQLAQLGIPHFYQTVVGDNVDRIKQVIEIASQRASILIFTGGLGPTPDDLTCETIADFFGSRLIERPEVIEDITKKYKTRNRTMSASNRKQALIPEGAEILPNPTGTAPGIIWQPRSNLTIFTFPGVPSEMHRMWEETAVPYLKSQGWGKQIIYSRMLRFWNVPESAMAEKVSALLNLPNPTVAPYASKGQVKLRVSAKASSEAEAESLIEPVAKQIQEIAGLDYFGADDDTLASVVGELLRKSGETLSVAESCTGGTLGGMLTDISGSSDYFWGGVISYDNSVKAGMLGVNSEDLDKHGAVSSIVAEQMAVGVRKQLGTTWGLSITGIAGPGGGSETKPVGLVYVGLAGENEVESFEFRFNPVRGRSLIRHFSACNALDSLRRKLIVGNG; encoded by the coding sequence ATGAGTGCAGAAATTATTTGTATCGGTACGGAAATGCTACTGGGAGATATTCTCAATAGTAATGCTCAATACTTAGCTCAGCAATTAGCTCAATTAGGTATTCCACATTTCTATCAAACTGTTGTTGGAGATAATGTTGATAGAATCAAGCAGGTTATTGAGATTGCTAGTCAAAGAGCATCTATTCTTATTTTTACTGGTGGTTTGGGGCCAACTCCAGATGATTTGACCTGCGAAACCATTGCTGATTTTTTTGGTTCTCGCTTAATAGAGCGTCCTGAAGTTATCGAAGATATTACTAAAAAATATAAAACAAGAAATCGTACCATGAGCGCGAGCAATCGCAAGCAAGCTTTAATACCTGAAGGAGCGGAAATTTTACCAAATCCTACGGGTACGGCTCCGGGTATAATTTGGCAACCGCGCTCTAATTTAACAATTTTTACTTTCCCTGGTGTACCTTCAGAAATGCATCGGATGTGGGAAGAAACTGCTGTTCCATACCTCAAAAGTCAAGGTTGGGGAAAGCAAATTATTTATAGTCGAATGCTGCGGTTTTGGAACGTCCCCGAATCTGCTATGGCTGAAAAAGTTTCTGCTTTGTTGAACTTACCTAATCCTACGGTGGCTCCTTATGCGAGTAAAGGGCAGGTAAAATTAAGAGTTTCTGCAAAAGCAAGTTCGGAAGCGGAAGCAGAAAGTTTGATAGAACCTGTTGCAAAGCAAATTCAAGAAATAGCTGGCTTGGATTATTTCGGTGCTGATGATGACACTTTAGCTTCGGTAGTTGGTGAATTATTGCGTAAGTCAGGGGAAACGCTTTCGGTAGCAGAATCTTGTACTGGTGGAACTTTGGGAGGAATGTTAACTGATATTTCCGGGAGTTCCGATTATTTTTGGGGTGGTGTAATTTCCTATGACAATTCGGTGAAAGCTGGGATGTTGGGAGTTAATTCAGAAGATTTAGATAAACATGGTGCTGTAAGTTCGATAGTAGCCGAACAAATGGCTGTGGGTGTGAGAAAGCAGCTTGGTACAACTTGGGGATTGAGTATTACAGGTATTGCGGGACCTGGTGGAGGTTCGGAAACTAAGCCAGTGGGTTTGGTTTACGTGGGTTTAGCAGGAGAAAATGAAGTTGAAAGTTTTGAATTTCGATTTAATCCCGTTCGTGGTAGAAGTTTGATTCGTCATTTCAGCGCTTGTAATGCTTTGGACAGTTTGCGGAGGAAGTTAATAGTTGGTAATGGGTAA
- a CDS encoding DUF2993 domain-containing protein, with the protein MFGGLTGFKDSKGSDWGEQMLNTVASQTIRHLFTKSESVEVFVRCYPSSKLLQGSIDSFKMSGRSLVIRKDFFVEEMSFETDAVSIDFSSVLSGKLRLKQPTQAIAQVVLTQVGINQAFSAELVKKRLINLTEPTLTALSDGEPVSFTDVEVELLPDNRLKIFAKADLNNGELVPLYMTVKVGIERRRKVSFRDPEIDLESVPEEQRETSETLCTALAEILDNMVDLDRFDLDGVKLRLNRLETEGQKLIFSGYAEIERIPRT; encoded by the coding sequence ATGTTTGGCGGACTTACTGGTTTTAAAGATTCCAAAGGCAGCGACTGGGGCGAGCAGATGCTCAATACTGTTGCGAGCCAAACGATTCGCCACTTGTTTACTAAAAGCGAGTCGGTAGAAGTCTTTGTCCGCTGCTATCCCTCCAGTAAGCTTTTACAGGGCAGTATTGACAGCTTCAAAATGAGTGGTCGTAGTTTAGTAATTCGCAAAGATTTCTTCGTTGAAGAAATGTCCTTTGAAACCGATGCGGTGTCTATTGACTTCAGTTCGGTACTAAGCGGTAAATTGCGTTTAAAACAACCCACTCAAGCGATTGCTCAAGTTGTGTTGACTCAAGTTGGTATTAATCAAGCTTTTAGTGCTGAATTAGTGAAAAAGCGTTTGATAAACCTTACCGAACCAACATTGACAGCGTTGTCTGACGGCGAACCCGTTTCTTTTACTGATGTTGAGGTAGAATTACTGCCAGATAATCGGTTAAAGATTTTCGCTAAAGCTGACTTAAATAATGGCGAATTGGTGCCGTTATATATGACTGTAAAAGTAGGAATTGAAAGAAGACGCAAAGTTTCCTTCAGAGATCCTGAAATTGACTTGGAGTCGGTACCAGAAGAGCAAAGAGAAACTTCAGAAACTTTATGTACTGCATTAGCAGAAATTTTAGATAATATGGTCGATTTAGACCGTTTTGACCTTGATGGAGTAAAACTGCGGTTAAACCGTTTAGAGACAGAAGGTCAAAAGTTAATTTTTAGCGGATATGCTGAAATTGAGCGCATACCACGTACTTAG
- a CDS encoding APC family permease, which translates to MSLKTSSPQLRRELGVVGATVMGLGSIIGTGVFVSIGIAAGIAGNAVILAVIIGALVATCNGLNSAQLAANHPVSGGSYEYGYKYLNSWLGFTAGWMFLLAKSASAATAALGFAGYFLNAMGLTGRGLLIPLALAAVFVITAVVLNGIRRSNRVNIVIVSVSIFSLLFFILGGIPTAIAAGNENLTPFFQDSFADVLQASALMFVAYTGYGRIATLGEEAKEPRKTIPKAIIVTMIVTMLIYVGVATIAVAGIGAENLGESALRGQAAPLEVAVRSFGIPGGAQILAIGAIFAMLGVLLNLILGLSRVLLAMGRRRDMPSLFARLNQSGTTPTPAVIAVSAIISVLVLIGNVKTTWSFSAFTVLIYYSVTNLAAFSLPTEDRLYPKWLSLLGLSACMFLAFWVEPFIWQVGLALIVAGLIWHAVAKLKS; encoded by the coding sequence GTGTCGCTCAAAACATCATCGCCGCAATTGCGACGAGAATTGGGGGTTGTAGGTGCAACTGTGATGGGGCTTGGTTCGATTATCGGTACTGGGGTTTTTGTCAGTATTGGTATTGCTGCTGGGATTGCTGGGAATGCGGTGATTTTAGCTGTAATTATTGGTGCATTGGTTGCTACTTGCAATGGACTCAATAGCGCTCAGCTTGCTGCAAATCATCCCGTGAGTGGTGGTTCTTATGAATATGGCTATAAATATCTAAATTCTTGGCTAGGATTTACCGCTGGATGGATGTTTTTGCTGGCTAAATCTGCTTCTGCTGCTACTGCTGCTTTGGGTTTTGCTGGCTACTTTTTGAATGCAATGGGTTTGACAGGACGCGGTTTACTTATACCTTTGGCTTTGGCTGCGGTATTTGTCATTACGGCTGTTGTTTTAAATGGTATTCGCCGTTCTAATCGCGTAAACATTGTAATTGTATCTGTTTCTATTTTTAGTCTACTTTTCTTTATCCTGGGCGGAATTCCTACAGCGATCGCGGCAGGCAATGAAAATCTAACACCTTTTTTTCAGGATTCTTTCGCTGATGTACTTCAAGCCAGTGCTTTAATGTTCGTTGCTTATACGGGTTACGGGAGAATTGCGACTCTAGGAGAGGAAGCAAAGGAACCACGTAAAACTATTCCTAAAGCTATTATCGTCACGATGATAGTTACGATGCTTATTTACGTGGGAGTAGCCACGATTGCTGTAGCCGGGATAGGAGCAGAAAATCTTGGTGAATCGGCTTTGAGAGGACAAGCTGCACCTTTAGAAGTCGCAGTACGTAGCTTTGGTATTCCGGGAGGAGCGCAAATTTTAGCAATTGGTGCAATTTTTGCGATGTTGGGAGTATTGCTGAATTTGATTTTGGGTTTATCTCGCGTATTGTTAGCGATGGGAAGGAGACGAGATATGCCAAGTCTTTTTGCAAGATTGAATCAATCGGGTACAACTCCAACACCTGCTGTAATTGCAGTCAGCGCGATAATTTCTGTTTTAGTTTTAATTGGCAATGTTAAGACTACTTGGTCTTTCAGTGCTTTTACAGTCTTAATTTATTATTCTGTGACTAATTTAGCCGCGTTCTCTTTACCTACAGAAGACAGACTCTATCCTAAATGGCTTTCGCTGCTTGGTTTATCAGCCTGTATGTTTTTAGCTTTTTGGGTTGAACCCTTTATTTGGCAAGTTGGTTTAGCACTAATTGTTGCAGGATTAATTTGGCACGCAGTCGCAAAGTTAAAAAGTTAG